Genomic window (Arctopsyche grandis isolate Sample6627 chromosome 5, ASM5162203v2, whole genome shotgun sequence):
tgtTCTCATAAAATTCTTCACAGAactggttaaaattattcttatcgattagcaaacattttaaagtttttacattcaatattgCGTTTTAACACTGGACCACATATTGTTCATCGAAGAAAAAAGTCCTTTGGCAGATGCATATATTCCTGGTAAACAAAGACaacatttgactaatttgccaatatttttatagGAGACATTATTTTCGCTGAAGGCTTTGCGTAAAAAAGCGTACTGGTTTTGTCTCAAGACTTACCAGGACAGATATTCAAAAAACTGTACTGTACTGGTAAAAACAGTGCGAATGGTCACCTTACTTAAGAAGCACAGGAAAaccttgaaaataattttaatacatgtatatattgaggAAAAATATAAGAGTTGTTTGAAAGTTTGTAGGTAAAGTTACTAACtgttaatgattttttatattatactagtggttctACGGGGCTTCGCccgatatttataatataaaccgcgtaaacatggctaatgtaatagtaaaaattaatttgttttcctattaaatatatttgaataaaaaaaaaatattcaacgatatcgataccgtcgtcatagaaactttgatttattttcgatgctcccacccaaaccttacatatgtagttacaaagtgtctttcgaaattatatattagatacgtgTAGTATAAGAGTTGTAAAATGAATTCCAATGGTCTTAAGCCTCTCGATCAATACTGTACTGAATGTACGTACTGATtgagctatgtatgtactatgtaagtattgaaaattgattatatgtatgtataatgaaaacTCTTCCATCCTCCATTTTTGGAAGGATGAAAAACTTTATCGAATCGAATCGCGTAAGATGTATGTAGTTGCTATGGAAACGCGAGTCAAGGTTAATCAACCCAGAGTCCTAAGAGGTTGCACGTCTATAGAATGCGAATTCCGATGttaaacatttatatttctCGTTTCAGGATCAGGTAGAAGATTGCAGTGAATCATGCGAAAATCCTAAATTTAAAAAGATTCTAAAACTTCTATACAAAGTCAATAACGAGTCTGATATCTTTGGATACTGCCCCGACATTGATGTGGTAATGGACATGAAAATAATATCTGTAGACGAAGCCTATAGGGGGAAAGGCCTAGCACACTATTTACTCTACAAAACAAAGTAAGTTTATTATACTATCTGTGAATATATAACGAAGTAGTTGtagtcaataaaatatataaataaattttaatatttccagTGAAATTGCAAGGGCGGCCAATATAAGAGTAATAAGATGCGAATGCAGCAGTGCATTCTCGGCGAAAGTGATGCAAAAGTTGGATTCgacaaaaatttacacattaaAATATGAAGACTACAAAGTAGATGGTGAAAAGGTGTTCACAGTAGATCCACCCCACACAGAAGTGggaatttattattatagatattGAGGAGATTAATACATAACACTTTAGTCTTTAAAAGGATATGTTTACGATTTTtgaatagttatatatatatatatatatatatatatatatatatatatatatatatatatatatatatatatatatatatatgtatatacatatattgtttgagTGGTTCTGTAATTGAcagataaaatttcatattttgaattaaaatctaATTGATTTCATTATGCTATGTATCATTTAATTCCtggcataaatgtatgtatgtaataaaagctGCTTTGAAAATCTCTCACCGAGTCTTCCGGGTGTTCTAAAATTATTGTACTTTTAAAGGAATATATCATATCTAACTATGCTATGCTAATtgattttctcaaaaattttccttaaaaaaaaCCTGTTGTATAGCTTTAAGTATTCAAATGTGTTCTTCCTAGAAATGCCAAAAAAAGAGAGTTGCCGTTTCTGAAAAAGGGTTATCTTGGCAACAAAACTGTTGAATAAATTAAAGAGTCGATTTTGTTACATCTCTTTCatacatgtattaaaatttaaaaacctataatatataaatatctacattAGTATAATAGAtactcatataatatatgtaactgtTCTTTTCTTctcattttttgtatatataattataagatGTTATATTTAAGTGACAAGCACAATTTTcctagaattatttttttaagtatctaTAACTAACTTCTTACTGttcaataattcaaatttaacatGTAGCAGACCAATTGTTCACCGACAAATcggtaatatataattaatgacCAAAAAATCCACTACTTTTAAGCTCATGTTAAGTTAAATTCttactttaatttttattaagcaTCCACTGCAGCCGAAGTCAACTAATACTCGGATGAACTTAATCTTATTCATTCTAGTAGAAGCCAATTATTCAAAATGTTATTCTTTTAAATTGAATCTCCAGGTTTtctattaatgtattattttcgtttgaCTACgagctaatatacatatgcatacttacatatatgtaatattcaatAGACTTTCCAtctaaaatgtatacaaaagcAAACCATTCTTAAAAACTCATTTCAACTGTCTTTTtcaatttgtattattaatataatgtaatataatacaggaagccattgaaattataaaagttGTATGAAcaccaatcaataaatttgaatattttcttttgttttattatacatatctataatgaAACAAAAGAATGATGATAAGAGGAttttggatgtacatatgtcagaAAAATAAAGAAGTTTTCCATGTTTGGAAACGtttattgaaaacaaaaatgcGTTTTGTCATTTccccaaatataaatttaagtcgttataaatgataaatggcaaaacaaaaaaaaaatacaataaatccaATAATTTTTAGACATAATAAAACAATCATATCAAACAGTAACATTTTCAAGAATTCTAATTAACAtgtttattaaaacaaaaattactcAAAAAGAATATAATACTAGCATCAataagtttcattttttttttgatgtaactttgttatataattatcatatttataatttacaataaGTATCCAAAGCTATTATGTTAATATCGAAaaacaattatgtatttattttcagtagaAGCGATGAATTATGATTTAAGCATATAATAAAATGGTAATTAAAAACTAGAGCCAATGAAAACTAGGACCAACCAGTGTACT
Coding sequences:
- the LOC143912109 gene encoding arylalkylamine N-acetyltransferase 1-like isoform X2, which codes for MSTPPAVSTPASPTQRSVITPCTLPEGLTSRMILPSDAEKVLVFLRKRFFRDEPLNMAIQLLEDENDTCKELEEYCMKSIDEGVSTMIVDQDDNLVAVGLNGLNRKEDQVEDCSESCENPKFKKILKLLYKVNNESDIFGYCPDIDVVMDMKIISVDEAYRGKGLAHYLLYKTNEIARAANIRVIRCECSSAFSAKVMQKLDSTKIYTLKYEDYKVDGEKVFTVDPPHTEVGIYYYRY